One uncultured Flavobacterium sp. DNA segment encodes these proteins:
- a CDS encoding DUF3307 domain-containing protein encodes MILFIKLVLAHLLGDFIWQPNSWVVDKEAKKHKSIYLYLHILLHGVLAAILVGEIQFIPFAILIAVTHGIIDLIKLNFQKENTKRTWFIVDQMMHVLVLIGVVFLYKGETINFLWFNNQFWILLTGVLFITKPTSIIIKTIISIWNPETQNSHDDNSLAKAGNYIGVLERLFVFCFILTGHFEAIGFLLAAKSIFRFGDLKEAKDRKLTEYVLIGTLISFGTAIATGLIVQVLLLQLL; translated from the coding sequence ATGATTTTATTTATAAAACTAGTTTTAGCGCATTTACTTGGAGATTTTATCTGGCAGCCCAATTCCTGGGTGGTTGATAAGGAAGCCAAAAAGCACAAAAGCATCTACTTGTATCTCCATATTCTTCTGCACGGAGTTTTGGCTGCAATTTTGGTTGGAGAAATCCAGTTTATACCTTTTGCTATTTTGATCGCCGTGACACACGGAATTATCGATTTAATAAAACTAAATTTTCAGAAAGAAAACACAAAACGCACTTGGTTTATTGTTGACCAAATGATGCATGTTTTAGTTTTAATTGGAGTTGTATTCCTTTATAAAGGCGAAACTATAAACTTTCTTTGGTTCAATAATCAATTTTGGATTTTACTTACGGGAGTTTTATTCATCACAAAACCAACTTCTATTATCATTAAAACGATTATTTCAATCTGGAATCCTGAAACTCAAAACAGCCACGATGATAATTCTCTTGCTAAAGCAGGAAACTACATTGGCGTATTAGAACGTTTATTTGTTTTCTGTTTTATTCTTACGGGACATTTTGAAGCTATCGGATTTTTATTGGCTGCTAAATCTATTTTTAGGTTTGGAGATTTAAAAGAAGCCAAAGACCGAAAACTTACCGAATACGTTTTAATTGGTACTCTGATAAGTTTTGGGACTGCTATTGCTACGGGGTTAATCGTGCAGGTTTTGTTATTACAATTGTTGTAA
- the yajC gene encoding preprotein translocase subunit YajC: MQDLMKFAPYLLMFVVLYFFMIRPQQKRAKNEKEFESGLKVGDKIITKSGFHGKIVELAETSAIIETMSGKLKIERSAISMEMSAALAKKA; encoded by the coding sequence ATGCAAGATTTAATGAAATTTGCGCCTTATTTACTAATGTTTGTAGTGTTGTATTTCTTTATGATCAGACCACAACAAAAAAGAGCAAAAAACGAAAAAGAATTTGAAAGCGGCCTAAAAGTAGGTGATAAGATAATTACTAAAAGTGGTTTTCACGGTAAAATTGTTGAGCTTGCTGAAACAAGTGCAATTATCGAAACAATGTCTGGAAAACTAAAAATTGAGCGTTCAGCTATTTCTATGGAAATGAGCGCTGCTTTGGCTAAAAAAGCTTAA
- a CDS encoding quinone-dependent dihydroorotate dehydrogenase — MYKLIIRPILFWFDPEEVHYFTFSFVKFISKIPGVSSIIRSIYEVKDSRLEREVFGIKFKNPVGLAAGFDKDAKLYKELSDFGFGFIEIGTVTPVGQEGNPKKRLFRLKEDQAIINRMGFNNGGVLEAVERLKKNSGVLIGGNIGKNKVTPNENAVDDYIICFDALFDHVDYFVVNVSSPNTPNLRALQDKEPLTALLQTLQNRNVEKQKTSTQKIKPILLKIAPDLTDEQLLDIIDIVKTTQIAGVIATNTTISRDGLQSVNQSEMGGLSGKPLTKRSTEVIRFLSEKSNKAFPIIGVGGIHSADDAIEKLNAGASLVQLYTGFIYEGPALIKAINKKVLQQL, encoded by the coding sequence ATGTATAAATTGATAATTCGTCCGATACTTTTTTGGTTTGATCCAGAAGAAGTACATTATTTTACTTTTTCATTTGTTAAATTCATTTCAAAAATACCTGGAGTTTCATCAATAATCAGATCGATTTATGAAGTAAAAGACAGTCGTTTAGAACGAGAAGTTTTCGGAATTAAATTCAAAAATCCGGTTGGACTTGCGGCAGGATTTGATAAAGATGCAAAACTGTATAAAGAACTTTCAGATTTTGGTTTTGGATTTATCGAAATAGGAACTGTAACGCCGGTAGGTCAGGAAGGAAATCCTAAGAAGCGTTTATTTCGTTTAAAGGAAGATCAGGCGATTATTAACCGAATGGGTTTTAATAACGGTGGAGTTCTTGAAGCCGTAGAGCGTTTAAAAAAGAATTCAGGAGTTTTAATTGGAGGAAATATCGGGAAAAACAAAGTAACACCAAACGAAAATGCGGTTGATGATTACATCATTTGCTTTGATGCTTTGTTTGATCATGTAGATTATTTTGTTGTGAATGTAAGTTCACCAAATACACCAAATTTAAGAGCTTTACAAGACAAAGAACCTTTGACAGCTTTATTGCAAACATTACAAAACAGAAATGTAGAAAAGCAAAAAACAAGCACTCAAAAAATAAAACCAATTCTTTTAAAAATTGCTCCGGATCTTACAGACGAGCAATTATTGGATATTATTGATATTGTAAAAACCACTCAAATTGCGGGTGTAATAGCAACAAACACAACTATTTCAAGAGACGGATTACAATCTGTGAATCAATCTGAAATGGGCGGATTATCAGGGAAACCATTAACAAAACGCTCGACTGAAGTGATTCGTTTTCTTTCGGAAAAAAGCAATAAAGCATTCCCAATTATTGGAGTAGGAGGAATACATTCTGCAGATGATGCGATAGAAAAACTAAATGCCGGAGCAAGTTTAGTACAATTGTATACCGGATTTATTTATGAAGGTCCGGCTTTGATAAAAGCAATAAACAAAAAGGTTTTACAACAATTGTAA
- a CDS encoding YdeI/OmpD-associated family protein codes for MEPDSDKKHFWDKVNNWEEELLFLKSIIDKTELVETIKWGGPIYVYNKKNVIGIGGFKNYFAIWFLNGVFLKDEKKRLINAQEDKTKSLRQWRFTSKEEVNEAAVLEYIIEAIENEKQGKIIKPSKKEAIVSELFQKEMDKNPALAEAFQKFSPYKQYEFLEYIETAKQEKTKLTRIEKVIPMILDNIGLNDKYR; via the coding sequence ATGGAACCGGATTCTGATAAAAAACACTTTTGGGACAAAGTCAATAATTGGGAAGAAGAACTTCTTTTCCTGAAATCAATTATTGACAAAACTGAGTTGGTTGAAACCATAAAATGGGGCGGACCAATTTATGTTTACAACAAAAAGAATGTTATCGGGATTGGAGGTTTTAAAAACTATTTTGCAATTTGGTTCCTTAATGGAGTATTCTTAAAAGACGAAAAAAAGAGGCTAATCAATGCTCAGGAAGACAAAACAAAATCTTTACGTCAATGGCGTTTTACTTCAAAAGAAGAAGTAAACGAAGCAGCCGTTTTAGAATATATTATTGAAGCGATTGAAAATGAAAAGCAGGGAAAAATCATAAAACCATCTAAAAAAGAAGCTATAGTTTCTGAACTTTTCCAAAAAGAAATGGATAAAAATCCAGCTTTAGCAGAAGCTTTTCAGAAATTCAGTCCTTATAAACAATACGAGTTTCTCGAATATATTGAAACCGCCAAACAAGAAAAAACAAAGTTAACGAGAATCGAGAAAGTGATTCCGATGATTTTAGATAATATTGGATTGAATGATAAATACAGGTAG
- a CDS encoding DUF6515 family protein, whose amino-acid sequence MKNIKKIIRKIAVLSLVGSFFLISIDSMAQRRLGGGGGGIHRSGGGIQTRPGSNGSGTKVTRPLNRSNSQASNRNGSVNNNTRNSDNRNTNISGNTVNRNNNNVNININNSVHVRNTVVRPGVRPYARPPYVYGGYRYNCYHPYYPHPYHPFYWGPVWHPWGFFVATLAVTAIVVSVESSQYHYDQGVWYAPSSGGYTAVPAPVGGTVNNIPSGAETVNTGTVNNYYYGGTYYEKDGSSYKVVAPTAGTLVDNLPEGGEEVTIGDAKYVKFGETYYQPVQVDGKNKYEVVNVEKDK is encoded by the coding sequence ATGAAAAACATAAAAAAAATAATTAGAAAAATAGCAGTGCTATCTTTAGTTGGATCCTTTTTTTTAATTTCCATTGATAGTATGGCACAACGTCGATTAGGAGGCGGAGGTGGTGGTATACACAGATCAGGCGGTGGCATACAAACAAGACCCGGATCTAATGGTTCCGGAACAAAAGTTACCAGACCATTAAATAGATCAAATTCACAAGCTTCCAATAGAAATGGTAGCGTCAATAATAATACGAGAAATTCCGACAATAGAAACACCAATATTAGCGGTAATACAGTTAATCGAAATAATAACAACGTAAACATCAATATAAACAATAGTGTACATGTTCGTAACACTGTGGTTAGACCAGGAGTAAGACCTTATGCCCGCCCTCCTTATGTATACGGTGGTTACAGATACAATTGCTACCATCCTTATTACCCACACCCTTACCACCCCTTTTATTGGGGACCGGTTTGGCATCCGTGGGGATTCTTCGTAGCTACTTTGGCCGTAACAGCAATTGTAGTAAGCGTAGAAAGCTCCCAATATCATTATGATCAGGGCGTTTGGTATGCGCCTTCAAGCGGAGGCTATACCGCAGTACCGGCACCCGTTGGAGGAACCGTTAACAATATCCCAAGTGGCGCTGAAACAGTCAACACCGGAACCGTCAACAACTATTATTACGGAGGAACCTATTATGAAAAAGATGGAAGCTCTTATAAAGTAGTAGCCCCAACTGCAGGAACTCTTGTAGATAATTTACCTGAAGGCGGTGAAGAAGTTACAATAGGAGACGCCAAATATGTAAAATTTGGAGAAACTTACTACCAGCCTGTTCAAGTTGACGGTAAAAACAAATATGAAGTTGTTAATGTTGAAAAAGATAAATAA
- the nusB gene encoding transcription antitermination factor NusB, whose protein sequence is MQSIYAMHQSGSDNMEKEEKFLFYSIDNIQDLYLIMLSSLIEICKKESVFLHLSSKKHLATAAERNPNEKFIKNKIFQLLAESNSLSIALENRKINNWSLNDDYIILLLNDIKSSDLYAKYMSTTTNTFEEDRQFVIDLFAEVIVPNEKLYEYLEDDKLTWVDDIPVVNTHIIKQLKAIKTEDPDDFRVPKLYKDVEDKDFAKDLFRRTVLNESVLAKEYDDKTPNWDSERIAEIDTIILKMAICEFLKFPSIPVKVTLNEYLEIAKEYSTPKSSIFINGILDNLVKELTANKKMIKVGRGLM, encoded by the coding sequence ATGCAATCCATTTATGCAATGCATCAAAGCGGTTCTGATAATATGGAAAAAGAAGAGAAGTTTCTTTTTTACAGTATTGATAATATTCAGGACTTATATCTTATAATGCTTTCTTCGTTGATTGAAATTTGTAAAAAAGAGTCTGTTTTTTTACACCTTTCAAGTAAAAAACATCTTGCAACCGCTGCAGAACGTAATCCGAATGAAAAATTTATCAAAAACAAAATTTTTCAACTTCTTGCCGAAAGTAATTCTCTAAGTATTGCTTTAGAAAATCGTAAAATCAATAACTGGTCGTTAAATGATGATTACATAATTTTACTTTTAAATGATATTAAATCAAGTGATTTGTATGCAAAATACATGAGCACTACTACAAATACTTTTGAAGAAGACAGACAATTTGTAATTGATTTGTTTGCAGAAGTAATTGTTCCTAACGAAAAATTATATGAGTATTTAGAAGATGATAAATTAACTTGGGTTGATGATATTCCGGTTGTAAATACCCATATTATCAAACAATTGAAAGCAATCAAAACAGAAGATCCTGACGATTTTAGAGTGCCAAAATTGTATAAAGATGTTGAGGATAAAGATTTTGCTAAAGACTTGTTTAGAAGAACAGTTTTAAACGAATCAGTTCTGGCAAAAGAATATGATGATAAAACACCAAATTGGGACAGTGAAAGGATTGCTGAAATTGATACTATTATCTTGAAAATGGCGATTTGTGAGTTTTTAAAATTCCCATCAATTCCAGTAAAAGTAACTCTTAACGAATATTTAGAAATTGCGAAAGAGTATTCTACACCAAAAAGTAGTATTTTTATCAACGGAATTTTAGATAATCTTGTTAAAGAGCTTACTGCTAATAAAAAGATGATTAAAGTTGGACGTGGTTTGATGTAA
- the pepT gene encoding peptidase T: MQHIIDRFISYVTIDTESDPNSQTTPSTEKQWNLANKLVEELKAIGMDEVTIDDKAYIMATLPSNVEHEVPTIGFVSHFDTSPDFSGANVKPQIVENYDGKDIVLNAEKNIVLSPNYFKDLLQYKGQTIITTDGTTLLGADDKAGITEIVSAMEYLIQHPEIKHGKIRIGFTPDEEIGRGAHHFDVKKFGAQWAYTMDGSQIGELEYENFNAAGAKITFKGKSVHPGYAKGKMINSMLIANDFINELPKGETPQETKGYEGFFHVHHLTGSIEETVLELIIRDHNKIKFEKRKDLIGKIAKKINKKYAKQFGEDIVTAVVKDQYYNMKEKVLPVKHIVDIAEKAMRELDIKPIIKPIRGGTDGSQLSFMGLPCPNIFAGGHNFHGKYEYVPAESIQKATNVIVKIAELTAIPGIFDVPEKPKKKK, from the coding sequence ATGCAGCATATTATAGATCGTTTTATCAGTTATGTAACAATTGATACCGAATCAGACCCAAATTCTCAAACTACTCCCAGCACAGAAAAACAATGGAATCTAGCCAATAAATTAGTCGAAGAACTAAAAGCAATAGGCATGGATGAAGTTACAATAGATGATAAAGCCTATATCATGGCAACTTTACCAAGTAATGTAGAGCACGAAGTACCAACAATTGGTTTTGTTTCGCATTTTGATACTTCGCCGGATTTTAGCGGAGCAAATGTAAAACCTCAAATCGTTGAGAATTACGACGGAAAAGATATTGTTTTGAATGCAGAGAAAAACATTGTTTTATCTCCAAATTACTTCAAAGATTTATTACAATATAAAGGACAAACAATCATCACAACTGACGGAACTACTCTATTAGGTGCAGATGATAAAGCGGGAATTACCGAAATTGTTTCGGCAATGGAATATTTAATTCAGCATCCTGAAATTAAACACGGAAAAATCAGAATTGGTTTTACGCCTGACGAAGAAATTGGTCGTGGTGCTCACCATTTTGATGTGAAAAAATTTGGTGCTCAATGGGCTTACACTATGGACGGAAGTCAGATTGGTGAATTAGAATATGAAAATTTTAATGCTGCTGGAGCCAAAATTACTTTCAAAGGAAAAAGCGTTCATCCTGGTTATGCCAAAGGAAAAATGATCAACTCAATGTTGATTGCGAATGATTTTATCAACGAACTTCCAAAAGGAGAAACTCCACAGGAAACAAAAGGTTATGAAGGATTCTTTCACGTACATCACTTAACCGGAAGCATTGAAGAAACAGTTTTAGAATTGATTATTCGCGATCATAACAAGATTAAATTCGAAAAAAGAAAAGATTTGATTGGTAAAATTGCCAAAAAAATCAATAAAAAATATGCTAAACAATTTGGTGAAGATATTGTAACTGCTGTAGTAAAAGATCAGTATTACAATATGAAAGAAAAAGTGCTTCCTGTAAAACATATTGTCGATATTGCCGAAAAAGCAATGAGAGAATTGGACATAAAACCGATCATAAAACCTATTCGCGGCGGAACTGACGGATCGCAATTATCATTTATGGGATTACCATGTCCGAATATATTTGCCGGTGGCCATAACTTTCACGGAAAATATGAATATGTTCCTGCAGAAAGTATCCAAAAAGCAACAAATGTTATCGTGAAAATTGCCGAATTAACTGCAATTCCAGGCATTTTTGACGTACCTGAAAAACCAAAAAAGAAAAAGTAA
- a CDS encoding DUF5723 family protein — MRKVYLILVVAFQISCFAQNKQVLYNFTSIPQSSLVNPGADVSYKFYFGIPILSGVSANLGSSSFSAYDLFANNGVDFNDKVRNVINNSSNKDKTQVNQQLEIFSGGFRVGGRESQSYISFGAYQEFDFLMYFPKDMAILAVDGNRDYIGKSFNLGDLNLRAEVLSVFHVGYHKKLSEKLVLGGRAKIYSSGANATSTRNSGFIYTGQSAGTPNLYEQIISSNLELKTSGLSKFTKDDYEGSVPSDIAHNTFFNGSLGLGFDAGITYYFKENLQFTASIIDLGFVRQSKDIETLTYKGTYNYKGANPNFLGTNKPEDVFDEFDKAIPRDTLYNKYTTWRPTKLYSSIQYSFGETRSDDDCNCKGSVNKKYVNAIGGQLFAMTMPNEPYIALTAFYKRNIFEKLDFKATYTIDPYSNTNVGLGLSGTLGKLNMYVLVDNVFEYKDVSKANSLAFQFGFNFIFQDSKD; from the coding sequence ATGAGAAAAGTATATCTGATTTTAGTGGTAGCTTTTCAGATTTCCTGTTTCGCTCAAAATAAACAAGTACTGTATAATTTTACCTCGATTCCGCAATCATCTTTAGTAAATCCGGGTGCTGATGTCTCGTATAAATTCTATTTCGGAATCCCAATTTTATCCGGAGTTTCGGCAAATCTGGGATCAAGTAGTTTTTCGGCTTATGATTTATTTGCTAATAACGGAGTCGATTTTAATGATAAAGTTCGAAATGTTATCAATAATTCTTCCAATAAAGATAAAACTCAAGTCAATCAGCAACTCGAAATTTTCTCAGGAGGTTTTAGAGTAGGTGGGAGAGAAAGCCAGTCATATATTTCGTTTGGAGCCTATCAGGAATTTGATTTCTTAATGTACTTCCCCAAAGACATGGCAATTTTGGCCGTCGATGGAAATCGGGATTATATTGGTAAATCATTCAATTTAGGCGATCTGAATCTTAGAGCCGAAGTACTTTCTGTTTTTCATGTTGGATATCATAAAAAACTAAGTGAAAAACTTGTTTTAGGCGGACGAGCGAAGATTTATTCCAGTGGAGCCAATGCCACATCAACCAGAAATTCAGGATTTATTTATACCGGACAAAGCGCAGGAACACCGAATCTTTATGAGCAAATAATATCGTCAAATCTGGAATTAAAAACTTCCGGGCTTAGTAAATTTACAAAAGACGATTACGAAGGCAGTGTTCCAAGCGATATTGCACACAATACCTTTTTTAACGGAAGTTTAGGTCTGGGATTTGATGCCGGAATTACCTATTATTTCAAAGAAAATCTTCAATTTACAGCCAGTATAATTGATCTTGGCTTTGTAAGACAGTCAAAAGACATAGAAACATTAACCTACAAAGGGACTTATAATTATAAAGGTGCAAATCCTAATTTTCTTGGCACAAACAAGCCCGAAGATGTTTTTGATGAATTCGATAAAGCCATTCCGCGCGATACTTTATATAATAAATACACTACTTGGCGGCCAACAAAATTGTATTCATCAATTCAATATTCTTTTGGAGAAACCAGATCTGATGACGATTGTAATTGTAAAGGAAGCGTTAATAAAAAATATGTTAATGCAATTGGCGGACAGTTGTTTGCTATGACAATGCCAAATGAACCGTATATTGCTTTAACTGCTTTTTATAAACGAAATATTTTTGAAAAATTAGATTTCAAAGCTACTTACACAATCGATCCGTATTCGAATACAAATGTTGGTTTGGGACTTTCAGGAACACTCGGAAAATTAAATATGTATGTCCTTGTTGATAATGTTTTTGAGTATAAAGACGTCTCCAAAGCCAATAGTCTGGCATTTCAGTTTGGTTTTAACTTCATTTTTCAAGATTCAAAAGACTAG
- a CDS encoding formylglycine-generating enzyme family protein, with translation MKNKTYWIFAILTISIISIAYGYTKFIAPKDKLTAMDCAETPNTSEASLFKPTIENKNKPSGKTPKGMAWIPGGEFSMGSNVEDESLCSIKGATRDANPIHRVYVDGFYMDKTEVTNDQFEAFVKATGYVTLAEKKPKHEDYPDAPLENLFAGSAVFTPTPAKVDLGNYMQWWTYVAGADWRHPEGSTSSIKGRGNYPVVQVSYDDAAAYAKWAGKRLPTEAEWEFAARGGKAGQLYAWGNTLKPKGKFQANIYQGHFPIEKGDTGEDGYIGIAPTAQFEPNSYGLYDIGGNVWEWTNDWYTVDYYALVSENGQVAKNPKGPEAPYDPAEPELQKKVQRGGSFLCTDQYCTRYMVGTRGKGDYQSPANHIGFRCAQ, from the coding sequence ATGAAAAATAAAACGTACTGGATTTTTGCAATACTCACAATCTCCATTATTTCAATTGCTTACGGCTACACAAAATTTATAGCTCCAAAAGATAAATTGACCGCAATGGATTGTGCCGAAACTCCAAATACTTCAGAAGCTTCCTTGTTTAAACCAACAATTGAAAATAAAAACAAACCATCTGGCAAAACCCCTAAAGGTATGGCATGGATTCCCGGTGGTGAATTCTCTATGGGAAGCAACGTAGAAGATGAAAGTTTATGCAGCATAAAAGGCGCCACCAGAGATGCTAATCCTATACATCGTGTTTATGTTGATGGATTTTATATGGATAAAACTGAAGTAACAAACGACCAATTCGAAGCTTTTGTAAAGGCTACAGGTTATGTAACATTAGCCGAAAAAAAACCAAAACACGAAGATTATCCTGATGCTCCATTAGAAAATCTATTTGCCGGATCAGCCGTATTTACCCCTACTCCTGCTAAAGTTGATTTAGGTAACTACATGCAATGGTGGACTTATGTTGCGGGTGCAGATTGGAGACATCCTGAAGGATCAACGAGCTCTATAAAAGGAAGAGGTAACTATCCTGTTGTACAAGTTTCTTATGATGATGCCGCTGCTTATGCAAAATGGGCAGGGAAAAGATTGCCAACTGAAGCTGAATGGGAATTTGCAGCTCGCGGTGGAAAAGCTGGTCAATTATATGCTTGGGGAAATACCTTAAAACCAAAAGGAAAATTTCAGGCTAATATCTACCAAGGTCACTTCCCAATAGAAAAAGGAGATACTGGCGAAGATGGCTATATTGGTATTGCTCCTACTGCTCAATTTGAACCAAATTCTTACGGACTTTATGACATAGGGGGAAATGTGTGGGAATGGACAAACGATTGGTATACCGTAGATTATTATGCTCTTGTTAGTGAAAACGGTCAAGTTGCCAAAAACCCAAAAGGCCCTGAAGCTCCTTATGATCCCGCAGAACCCGAATTACAAAAAAAGGTCCAACGCGGTGGGTCATTTTTATGTACAGACCAATACTGCACACGCTATATGGTGGGTACACGAGGAAAAGGAGATTATCAATCACCAGCAAATCATATTGGTTTTAGATGTGCACAATAA
- a CDS encoding SatD family protein, whose protein sequence is MTSVITGDIIDSRQQKSKDWVEGLKNILARFGETPNQWEVYRGDEFQVEIKNPEDALWSAILIKAHLKALKLDARMSIGFGDKTHDAEKISESNGSAFIHSGELFGTLKKQKVTLAMRTGDAEIDEKLNLMIQLALTFMDNWLAQSGEFVAVAIENPTLSQEELGQKIGINQAAVSRRQKRAQFDLVLNLDRYFRKQIKQLNTP, encoded by the coding sequence ATGACTAGTGTAATTACAGGTGATATAATTGACTCAAGGCAACAAAAATCTAAGGATTGGGTTGAAGGCTTGAAGAACATTCTAGCTCGTTTTGGAGAAACACCAAACCAATGGGAAGTATACAGAGGTGACGAATTTCAGGTTGAAATTAAAAATCCCGAAGATGCTTTATGGTCTGCTATTTTGATAAAAGCACATTTGAAAGCACTTAAATTAGATGCCCGAATGAGTATTGGTTTTGGAGATAAAACGCACGATGCCGAAAAAATATCTGAAAGTAATGGTTCTGCTTTTATACACTCCGGAGAACTTTTTGGGACTTTAAAGAAACAAAAAGTAACTCTTGCCATGCGAACTGGTGATGCTGAGATTGACGAAAAATTGAATTTAATGATACAATTGGCTTTGACTTTCATGGACAACTGGCTTGCACAATCGGGAGAATTTGTTGCTGTTGCTATAGAAAATCCAACTTTATCACAAGAAGAATTAGGACAAAAAATAGGCATAAACCAAGCTGCTGTGAGCCGAAGACAAAAACGGGCTCAGTTTGATTTGGTACTGAATTTAGATCGTTATTTTAGAAAACAAATAAAACAACTTAACACTCCATGA
- a CDS encoding hydroxymethylglutaryl-CoA lyase, which translates to MNKEIKIIECPRDAMQGIKTFIPTKNKVTYIQALLRVGFDTIDFGSFVSPKAIPQMQDTAEVLAQLDLSQTTSKLLAIIANTQGAQLAAEHEPIQYLGFPFSISENFQMRNTHKTIAESLITLEEILEIADKKNKEVVTYLSMGFGNPYGDPWNVEIVGEWTEKLAGMGVKILSLSDTVGSSTPEVITYLFSNLIPKYPQIEFGAHLHTTPNSWFEKIEAASNAGCTRFDGAIQGFGGCPMATDKLTGNMPTEKLISYFTANKKVTGLNSLSFESAYNEASKLFGKFH; encoded by the coding sequence TTGAACAAAGAAATCAAAATTATCGAATGTCCGCGTGATGCAATGCAAGGCATCAAAACTTTTATTCCTACAAAAAACAAAGTCACATACATACAGGCTTTGCTTCGTGTAGGTTTTGATACCATTGATTTTGGAAGTTTTGTCTCTCCCAAAGCCATTCCGCAAATGCAGGATACAGCCGAGGTTTTGGCACAACTGGACCTTTCGCAAACCACCAGCAAATTGCTAGCTATAATAGCCAATACACAAGGTGCGCAATTAGCGGCAGAACATGAGCCTATTCAATATTTAGGATTTCCTTTTTCTATATCTGAAAATTTTCAGATGAGAAATACTCATAAAACCATTGCTGAATCATTGATTACGCTCGAAGAAATTCTTGAAATCGCCGATAAAAAAAATAAAGAAGTTGTAACCTATCTTTCAATGGGTTTCGGGAATCCTTACGGAGATCCCTGGAACGTTGAAATAGTAGGGGAATGGACAGAAAAACTGGCAGGAATGGGCGTAAAAATATTATCGCTTTCAGATACTGTTGGCAGCTCTACGCCGGAAGTGATTACGTATCTTTTTTCAAATTTAATTCCAAAATACCCGCAAATTGAGTTTGGAGCTCATTTGCATACAACGCCAAATAGTTGGTTCGAAAAAATAGAAGCAGCTTCAAATGCAGGCTGTACACGTTTTGATGGCGCTATTCAAGGATTTGGAGGCTGCCCAATGGCAACCGATAAACTAACCGGAAATATGCCAACAGAAAAATTGATTTCTTATTTTACTGCCAATAAAAAAGTAACAGGTTTAAATTCACTAAGTTTTGAAAGTGCTTATAATGAAGCATCAAAATTGTTTGGTAAATTTCATTAG